In the genome of Xanthomonas hortorum pv. pelargonii, the window CTCGCCTTAGGGACCGACTAACCCTGCGTCGATTAACGTTGCGCAAGGAAACCTTGGGCTTTCGGCGTGCGGGCTTTTCACCCGCATTATCGTTACTCATGTCAGCATTCGCACTTCCGATACCTCCAGCGGACTTCTCAATCCACCTTCGCAGGCTTAAGGAACGCTCCTCTACCGCGCATAAAACCGAAGTTTTACGCACCCCAAGCTTCGGTTCACTGCTTAGCCCCGTTAAATCTTCCGCGCAGACCGACTCGACCAGTGAGCTATTACGCTTTCTTTAAAGGGTGGCTGCTTCTAAGCCAACCTCCTGGCTGTCTATGCCTTTCCACATCGTTTTCCACTTAGCAGTGAATTTGGGACCTTAGCTGTGGGTCTGGGTTGTTTCCCTTTTCACGACGGACGTTAGCACCCGCCGTGTGTCTCCCGGATAGTACGTACTGGTATTCGGAGTTTGCAATGGTTTGGTAAGTCGCGATGACCCCCTAGCCATAACAGTGCTCTACCCCCAGTAGTATTCGTCCGAGGCGCTACCTAAATAGCTTTCGAGGAGAACCAGCTATCTCCGGGTTCGATTAGCTTTTCACTCCTAATCACAGCTCATCCCCGTCTTTTGCAACAGACGTGGGTTCGGGCCTCCAGTACCTGTTACGGCACCTTCACCCTGGCCATGACTAGATCACCCGGTTTCGGGTCTACTGCCCGCGACTATGCGCCCTTATCAGACTCGGTTTCCCTTCGCCTCCCCTATACGGTTAAGCTTGCCACGAACAGTAAGTCGCTGACCCATTATACAAAAGGTACGCAGTCACTCTTGCGAGCTCCTACTGCTTGTACGCACACGGTTTCAGGATCTATTTCACTCCCCTCTCCGGGGTTCTTTTCGCCTTTCCCTCACGGTACTGGTTCACTATCGGTCGGTCAGGAGTATTTAGCCTTGGAGGATGGTCCCCCCATATTCAGACAGGGTTTCACGTGCCCCGCCCTACTCGTCTTCACTGGAGTGGCCCTTTTAAATACAGGGCTATCACCTTCTATGGCCAATCTTTCCAGATTGTTTTTCTAAAGCCATTCCAGCTTAAGGGCTGTTCCCCGTTCGCTCGTCACTACTTAGGGAATCTCGGTTGATTTCTTTTCCTCCGGTTACTTAGATATTTCAGTTCACCGGGTTCGCTTCCAGCAGCTATGAATTCACTGCAGGATACTGCCGAAGCAGTGGGTTTCCCCATTCGGATATTGCCGGATCAAAGCTTGTTGCCAGCTCCCCGACACTTTTCGCAGGCTACCACGTCCTTCATCGCCTCTGACCGCCTAGGCATCCACCGTGTGCGCTTATTCGCTTGACCATATAACCCCAAGTTGCCTCGGAGCTACATGTACGTGTTGTGTGGGGTACAAAGCCACCAACGCGAACATACGACTCAATTATTTAGGGACTCGAAGTCCCCGCCTTAGCCTCAACGACACGTTTAGATAGATATCTCAAACGCTCGCTACGTCACAAGTTATAAAAGAACATGTCTCAGCCTCAACGCTGATCCATATAAATTCTTAAGTGTGCACTACATTCAGAGTGGTGGGTCTGGGTAGACTCGAACTACCGACCTCACCCTTATCAGGGGTGCGCTCTAACCACCTGAGCTACAGACCCGAAGTCTTTTCACTCAATATGGTGGAGCCTGTCGGGATCGAACCGACGACCCCCTGCTTGCAAAGCAGGTGCTCTCCCAGCTGAGCTAAGGCCCCAAAGGGGACTTCGCATACCGACCTGTGCCGGTATGAATCTCTGAATGCAGGTAATTTGTGAGGACGCCCGCAGGACGATGACGTCATGCTCAAAAGGAGGTGATCCAGCCGCACCTTCCGATACGGCTACCTTGTTACGACTTCACCCCAGTCATCGGCCACACCGTGGCAAGCGCCCTCCCGAAGGTTAAGCTACCTGCTTCTGGTGCAACAAACTCCCATGGTGTGACGGGCGGTGTGTACAAGGCCCGGGAACGTATTCACCGCAGCAATGCTGATCTGCGATTACTAGCGATTCCGACTTCATGGAGTCGAGTTGCAGACTCCAATCCGGACTGAGATAGGGTTTCTGGGATTGGCTTACCCTCGCGGGTTTGCAGCCCTCTGTCCCTACCATTGTAGTACGTGTGTAGCCCTGGTCGTAGGGGCCATGATGACTTGACGTCATCCCCACCTTCCTCCGGTTTGTCACCGGCGGTCTCCTTAGAGTTCCCACCATTACGTGCTGGCAACTAAGGACAAGGGTTGCGCTCGTTGCGGGACTTAACCCAACATCTCACGACACGAGCTGACGACAGCCATGCAGCACCTGTCTCACGGTTCCCGAAGGCACCAATCCATCTCTGGAAAGTTCCGTGGATGTCAAGACCAGGTAAGGTTCTTCGCGTTGCATCGAATTAAACCACATACTCCACCGCTTGTGCGGGCCCCCGTCAATTCCTTTGAGTTTCAGTCTTGCGACCGTACTCCCCAGGCGGCGAACTTAACGCGTTAGCTTCGATACTGCGTGCCAAATTGCACCCAACATCCAGTTCGCATCGTTTAGGGCGTGGACTACCAGGGTATCTAATCCTGTTTGCTCCCCACGCTTTCGTGCCTCAGTGTCAGTGTTGGTCCAGGTAGCCGCCTTCGCCACGGATGTTCCTCCCGATCTCTACGCATTTCACTGCTACACCGGGAATTCCGCTACCCTCTACCACACTCTAGTGACCCAGTATCCACTGCAATTCCCAGGTTGAGCCCAGGGCTTTCACAACAGACTTAAACCACCACCTACGCACGCTTTACGCCCAGTAATTCCGAGTAACGCTTGCACCCTTCGTATTACCGCGGCTGCTGGCACGAAGTTAGCCGGTGCTTATTCTTTGGGTACCGTCAGAACAATCGGGTATTAACCGACTGCTTTTCTTTCCCAACAAAAGGGCTTTACAACCCGAAGGCCTTCTTCACCCACGCGGCATGGCTGGATCAGGCTTGCGCCCATTGTCCAATATTCCCCACTGCTGCCTCCCGTAGGAGTCTGGACCGTGTCTCAGTTCCAGTGTGGCTGATCATCCTCTCAGACCAGCTACGGATCGTCGCCTTGGTGGGCCTTTACCCCGCCAACTAGCTAATCCGACATCGGCTCATTCAATCGCGCGAAGCCCGAAGGTCCTCCGCTTTCACCCGTAGGTCGTATGCGGTATTAGCGTAAGTTTCCCTACGTTATCCCCCACGAAAGAGTAGATTCCGATGTATTCCTCACCCGTCCGCCACTCGCCACCCATAAGAGCAAGCTCTTACTGTGCTGCCGTTCGACTTGCATGTGTTAGGCCTGCCGCCAGCGTTCACTCTGAGCCAGGATCAAACTCTTCACTTAAAATTACATGTCCGAAGACAAATTACTTTAGCTGCAGAAGTTCAACCACTGACAACTTATCGCTTGCAAAGCAATTAATATGTTGCTTTTTGATTAAACGTCTGCAAGATGGACAATCATCCTTCCTGCAGGCGTCCGCACAAATTACCTGCGCACACTGTCAAAGAACATGGGGAAGTGGCCTCAGCGCCGTTCCCGTCAGCTTCGTCGTTTCCTTCGAAGCGAGCCGCCTAGTATAGCGGACTTTTTCTTACCGTCAACACCTTGTTTCCGAGGTGGTTGACGCTGCTTTGTTTCGGCCCGAAGGTTTTCTGCGAAGCGAGCCGGCCATATTAGCAGGCTTTTCACCTTCGTCAACCCCTCGTGAAGAGGAAGTTGCCGCCGCTGCACCTCAATCCGCCGTAGCGTCTTTCCGTGTAGCGAGCCGCCCATCATAGCCGACTTTCCTACTTCGTCAACACCCAATTTCTGGGGGTTTTCGAACCCGTTCGTTGTTGCGGTGCTTCGAGAAGCGCCGCCGTCCTGAGCGAGGTCGCGCAGTTTATCGAGACTGTGCAGAAGTGCAAGCACTTTTTGACACTGGTATGACACGAGCATCACTTCGCGAATGCGCGACGTCCGATTCCACGTGCAAATGCGACGTGGCGGCGCTGCTCTCTCTATAAAACCAAAGGGCTGTGTCTATACAGGGCCATCCATAAAACAGGTGCTTCGGTATCGATCATCGGCGTGCTCGGTGAGAATGGGTGCACTAGATAGAGAGCTCACGATGCTTCCCTCCCGCAGCCTGCTCCGCGATCTGTCCCTGCCTGCGATTGCTGCAGGCTTTGTCACGGTGCTGGTGGGTTTTGCCAGCTCGGCGGTGATCGTGTTCGAGGCGGCACGCCATCTGGGGGCGGATCAGGCGCAGATCGCCTCATGGATGTGGGCGCTCGGGATCGGCATGGGGGTGACCTGCATTGGATTGTCGCTGCGCTATCGCGTGCCGGTGGTGACGGCGTGGTCCACGCCGGGTGCGGCGATGCTGATCGGCAGTGCGGCCGGTGTGCCGTTGCGTGAGGCGGTCGGTGCGTTTGTGGTGGCTGCAGTGCTTGGCATGGTGGCGGGTTTCTCGGGGTTGTTCGAGCGGGCGATCCGGCGCATTCCGATCTCGCTGGCCTCGGGCATGTTGGCCGGGGTGTTGTTGCGCTTTGGGCTGGATCTGTTCGTGGCGATGCAGAGTCAGGTGATGTTGGCACTGGCGATGCTGGCGACCTATCTGGCCGGGCGGCGCTGGTTTGCGCGTTATGCGGTGATTGCGACGTTGCTGGTCGGCATCGCGATTGCGGCCAGTGGCGGGCTATTGCACTGGACGGCGGTGCAGATCGAATTGGCCCATCCGGTGCTGGTAATGCCGTCACTGTCGTGGGCGGCGCTGTTCGGGCTGGCGATTCCGTTGTTCGTGGTCACCATGGCCTCGCAGAACGTGCCGGGTGTGGCGGTGATTCGGGCCTCCGGCTATACGGTGCCGATCTCGCCGACGATCGGCTGGATCGGTGCGGTCAATACGCTGCTAGCGCCATTCGGCGGCTTTGCCTTGAACCTGGCGGCGATCACCGCTGCGATCTGCATGGGACGCGAGGCGCATGAAGATCCGGCGCGGCGTTATGTGGCTGCGGTCAGTGCGGGCGTGTTCTATGTGGTGATCGGCCTGTTCGGCGCGACCGTGGCGGCGGTGTTTGCCGCCTTTCCGCGCGAGCTGGTGATGGCGATCGCCGGGATCGCGTTGTTGGGCACGATCGGCAACAGCCTGGCGGCGGCCTTGCGCGAAGACAGCGAGCGCGAGGCGGCGCTGATCACCTTTCTGGTCACGGCGTCCGGGCTGACGCTGGGCGGGATCGGTGCCTCGTTCTGGGGCCTGGTGGCCGGAACGATCACCTTGTTGGTGTTGCGGCCGCGGGCTTAGCCGCGGCACACCATCCAGTGGATGGGCGTCTTATTGGATCGATTCACTGAGACGCCGTGCCCGACGCACCAAGCGATGCAGGCAACTGGACCGCAGCCAGCATGTTGCGAGCTTGCACCTGGCGCGGCACCGGCTCGCTTATTCGGGATCGCGTAGCTGCAGCAGCCAGTGCGCGGTGACGCCGCTAGGGCTGGGCAGCGGTTCGAGATGGAATTGGCGGTAGACCGGTGAGCCGCCGGGCGCGCGCAGCGGCAAGGTGACGTAGGCGGCGCGGCCTTGCCGCAGCGCCTCTTCGAGCAGTTCCACCTTGGACCGGGCGGCATCGCTGGCCAGCAGGGTCAGGATGTAGCAACCGATCAGGTCGGCCACTTCGGTCTGGATGAGCTCTGCGAACGCCGGGTTGATGAACATCAGCCGGTGCGCGGCCGTGGTTACGCCACGTTCGATGATGGCCACGCCGTCGCGCAGACGCGACAGCGAGGCTTCGAGCAGGGTGAAATCCTGCTGGAAGCGCTTGCGCTCCATCAGTTCGATCAACACACGCAGGCTGCGGGCCGACTCCAGGTGCAGCGGCGACCAGCGACGCGCGCGGCCACGCACGGTTTCCTGCCAGAGATCGAAGCTCTTGCGTGGCGAAAGGCGCGAGTTGGGAATGTCCGCCAGCTTGGCAAGCTGCGGATTGCCGGCCCAGTTGACCGTCTGCACCTGTTCGCGGCGGGTCCACAGCAAGGCGCTGCGCGACTGCGGCATCAGCGGCACGAAAATGAAACCGGCGGCCAGCGGTGCCAGATCGGCCAGCTCGGGAAATACCTCGCCGATCGCCTCCACATGCAGGGCGCCGACGGCATCCTCGCGCAGGGCGACGTGGTGTGCGGATTCGATGTGGTCGCGGATGCGCCGCAGCGCGGCGGCATCGGGCGCGGTGCCGTGGCGGCTGATCTCCTTGCCATGGAAGATCGCCACGCCGTCAGCATCCACCACGTCCATCAGGTCAGGCGCCATATCGGCGAGCATCTCCACCGTCATCTGGGCGGCGTCGTTGAAGTCGGTGATCAGCTTTTCGCGCACGGTGAGCAGCACCGATTCCATGCGGGCACGCTCGACCGCCTGCAAGGCGCCGATGCGACCGGCCAGCGCGCGCGTGACCGCATCGGTGGCATCGCGCATGGCGTGGCTGGTGAAGTGCGGGCTGTAGTGGTGGCAGGCGATCAGCCCCCACAGCACGTCGTTGACCACGAGCGAGGAGACCAGGGTGGCACTCACGCCCATGTTGGCCAGATATTCCAGATGCACCGGCGAGACGCTCCGCAGGCTGACATCGCTCAGATCCACCGGCGTGCCCAGGCGCGGATGCAAGGTGGGCTCGATTGCGGCGGACTGGTAGCCGACATCGGCAATCTGGCGGACGCGGTTGCGCAGGTACAGCGCGCGCGCCTGCGCGGGAATGTCGGTGGACGGGTAACGCTGGCCGAGATAGGCCACCAATTCGGGGTTGCGCGCCTCGGCAATGACTTCGCCGTTCCACTCTTCGTCGAAGCGGTAAATCATCACCCGATCAAAACCGATCATGTTGCGCAGGCCCTTGGCCGCACGCACCGCCGCTTCGTCGATACCGGGATCGCGCTCGATGCTGCGCAACAGCGGCAGCGCCTCGCGCAGGGTGACGTCCATCAGGCGGGCGTCGCGCGGTTCGATTTCGACCAGCCATTGCTCCGGATACAGATGCCAGGCGGCCACCCATGGGTGATCGGTGGGCGCGGCGCGCCTGGGGAAACGCACCTCGGCATGTAATAGGTGTTGCGCCTGGTCGTCGACCGCGAACGGCTGCTCGCCGGGCAGTTCAAGCACTTGCGTGTAGGGCATGCCCAACAGTTCGGCCAGCGGCACGCCGAGCAACTCGGCGGCAGTGGTGCTGGCCTGCACGATGCGTCCATCGGCCGGCTCGATCACCAGCAGCACGCCGTAGGGCTGGATCAGGCCGGGAATGTGGATCGGCTCGCGGGCGCAGGCATCCATATTCAAAGGTTCGGTTGGCTGGTTCACGGGCGCGGCTCCGCTGCGAGGCAGGTGTGGAAGTGGGCAAACATGGACTGCGCACCGTCGATGGCGGCGTTGCGTGTGCAAGGCGTGTCGAGACGTTGGTTGAGCATGGTCTGGAAATGGCGCCAGCCGGCCGGATCGTTGTCGGCCAGTTCGAAATAGCGCAAGGCATCGGCCAATGCGGGCTGCTGCTTGCGCAAGGCGCGCGAGATCATGCGGCCGCCCAGTTGCGAGCCTTCGATGACGTACAGCATGCCCCAGCGCGCGGATTCGTTATCGACGACGGGTGGTGCAATGGGCGCATCCGGCTGTTGGCCCAGCGTGCGCAAATCCTCGCGCAAGGCTGGCACACGGCGGCGATAGTGCCAGTCAGTCCCAACCAGCGTGTTGAGCCAATCGCTCAGTTGTTCTTCGAAGCCGGCCAGCAACGCGTAGTGCCGGCGCAGGATCAGCGCATAGGCATCGCGATCGACGCGTCCCTGCCCCAATGCCTGCATCAGCGGGATCGCTTCGACCAGGCAATGGACGCCCTGAGTGGCATCGCGCAGCACGAACGCGGCCGAGGGCGGAACTGCCAAGGCGTCGGAAGGCATAGGGACTCGAGGCGGTGCCGCGGCACGAAGGACACCAGCCTAGCAGCGCCTGCGCAAATCAGATAAAGCAGGCGCGAGCGCAACATGAATAGGTTGGCATTATCGCGGCGCTGCGGCTGCAATCCCGGCGCCCCGCCCTGCCCGCTTCCAGGCCATGACCCAGCCTGCGGCAAGCAGGAGACCGGCCAGCAACCAGGGCGCTCCGGGCAGATGCAACGGGGCGCCGCTGCCGATGAACCAGGCAAACACGTTGGCGAACAACAATGGACCGGCGATGCCGGCCAGGCTGATCAGACTGGTCAACGCGCCCTGCACGCGGCCTTGCGCATCGGCGCCGACCTCGCGGGTAATCAGGGCCTGCGCGGACGGTGCGGCGATTGCCCAGAACGCGCTGATCGGCACGCCGATCAGGAACGCAGTGCCGCTTTCGGCAAACCCATAAATGACAAAGCCGATCACCCCGCAGCCCAGGCCCAATAGCAGTGCGCGACGTTCGCCCAGCCAGCGCACCAGCCGGCCGACCAGCAAGGCGTTGACGATGATGCTGCACACGCCCACACCGGCCAGCACCCAGCTCACTTCACGCGGGCCCCAGTGATATTGGTAACTGGCGAACAGCACGAAGATGCTGGGGTAGACGTAGTGCGCCAGATTGGCCAGGAACACCACCGAGGCCAGGCCGAACACCTGCGGATAGCGGCGCAGCAGCCTGAGCGCGCCAAGCGGGTTGGCGTGCGACCAGTCCAGGCGGGCGGTGCGGCGTTCGGCAGGCAGCGATTCGGGTAAGACGAACCAACCGTACAACACGTTCAACAGCGCCAGCCCGGCGGCAAACCAGAACGGCCAGCGCAGACCGATGCTCCCCAGCCAGCCGCCGATCAGCGGGCCGGCGACAAAGCCAATTCCGAATGCGGCGCCGAGCATGCCGAACGCGCCGGCGCGTTTATCGGCCGGGGTGACATCGGCGATATAGGCATTGGCAGTGGAAAAGCTGGCCGAGCATACGCCGGAGATCACCCGCGCCAGCAGCAGCATCGGCAGGGAATGCGCGACGGCCATCAGGATGAAGTCCAGGCCCAGGCCCAGGCA includes:
- a CDS encoding biliverdin-producing heme oxygenase, producing MPSDALAVPPSAAFVLRDATQGVHCLVEAIPLMQALGQGRVDRDAYALILRRHYALLAGFEEQLSDWLNTLVGTDWHYRRRVPALREDLRTLGQQPDAPIAPPVVDNESARWGMLYVIEGSQLGGRMISRALRKQQPALADALRYFELADNDPAGWRHFQTMLNQRLDTPCTRNAAIDGAQSMFAHFHTCLAAEPRP
- the bphP gene encoding bacteriophytochrome BphP, which produces MNQPTEPLNMDACAREPIHIPGLIQPYGVLLVIEPADGRIVQASTTAAELLGVPLAELLGMPYTQVLELPGEQPFAVDDQAQHLLHAEVRFPRRAAPTDHPWVAAWHLYPEQWLVEIEPRDARLMDVTLREALPLLRSIERDPGIDEAAVRAAKGLRNMIGFDRVMIYRFDEEWNGEVIAEARNPELVAYLGQRYPSTDIPAQARALYLRNRVRQIADVGYQSAAIEPTLHPRLGTPVDLSDVSLRSVSPVHLEYLANMGVSATLVSSLVVNDVLWGLIACHHYSPHFTSHAMRDATDAVTRALAGRIGALQAVERARMESVLLTVREKLITDFNDAAQMTVEMLADMAPDLMDVVDADGVAIFHGKEISRHGTAPDAAALRRIRDHIESAHHVALREDAVGALHVEAIGEVFPELADLAPLAAGFIFVPLMPQSRSALLWTRREQVQTVNWAGNPQLAKLADIPNSRLSPRKSFDLWQETVRGRARRWSPLHLESARSLRVLIELMERKRFQQDFTLLEASLSRLRDGVAIIERGVTTAAHRLMFINPAFAELIQTEVADLIGCYILTLLASDAARSKVELLEEALRQGRAAYVTLPLRAPGGSPVYRQFHLEPLPSPSGVTAHWLLQLRDPE
- a CDS encoding benzoate/H(+) symporter BenE family transporter; this encodes MLPSRSLLRDLSLPAIAAGFVTVLVGFASSAVIVFEAARHLGADQAQIASWMWALGIGMGVTCIGLSLRYRVPVVTAWSTPGAAMLIGSAAGVPLREAVGAFVVAAVLGMVAGFSGLFERAIRRIPISLASGMLAGVLLRFGLDLFVAMQSQVMLALAMLATYLAGRRWFARYAVIATLLVGIAIAASGGLLHWTAVQIELAHPVLVMPSLSWAALFGLAIPLFVVTMASQNVPGVAVIRASGYTVPISPTIGWIGAVNTLLAPFGGFALNLAAITAAICMGREAHEDPARRYVAAVSAGVFYVVIGLFGATVAAVFAAFPRELVMAIAGIALLGTIGNSLAAALREDSEREAALITFLVTASGLTLGGIGASFWGLVAGTITLLVLRPRA
- a CDS encoding TCR/Tet family MFS transporter; translated protein: MSISPDSASAPAPGRRRAALIFIFITVLIDVLSFGVIIPVLPDLVRQFTGGDYAVAAGWIGWFGFLFAAIQFVCSPLQGALSDRYGRRPVILLSCLGLGLDFILMAVAHSLPMLLLARVISGVCSASFSTANAYIADVTPADKRAGAFGMLGAAFGIGFVAGPLIGGWLGSIGLRWPFWFAAGLALLNVLYGWFVLPESLPAERRTARLDWSHANPLGALRLLRRYPQVFGLASVVFLANLAHYVYPSIFVLFASYQYHWGPREVSWVLAGVGVCSIIVNALLVGRLVRWLGERRALLLGLGCGVIGFVIYGFAESGTAFLIGVPISAFWAIAAPSAQALITREVGADAQGRVQGALTSLISLAGIAGPLLFANVFAWFIGSGAPLHLPGAPWLLAGLLLAAGWVMAWKRAGRGAGIAAAAPR